A region of Beijerinckia sp. 28-YEA-48 DNA encodes the following proteins:
- a CDS encoding AAC(3)-I family aminoglycoside N-acetyltransferase has protein sequence MPKDNAFAVRPLTSADIDLFRDLLTVMGEAFGELDTYTRAQPDTAYLRKLLDGDHFITLAAIENSAVIGGLAAYELPKFEQARNEIYIYDLAVAAAYRRKGVATALIEALKTIGAARGAHVIYVQADPPDAPAVALYSKLGTREDVLHFDIAVK, from the coding sequence ATGCCGAAAGACAACGCCTTCGCCGTCCGCCCGCTGACCAGCGCCGACATCGACCTGTTCCGCGATCTGCTCACCGTCATGGGTGAGGCGTTTGGCGAGCTCGACACTTATACGCGGGCTCAGCCCGACACGGCCTATCTGCGAAAGTTGCTGGACGGTGATCATTTCATCACACTGGCGGCGATCGAAAACAGTGCCGTGATCGGCGGCCTCGCGGCTTATGAGCTGCCGAAGTTCGAACAGGCGCGCAACGAGATCTATATCTACGACCTGGCGGTGGCTGCCGCTTATCGCCGCAAAGGCGTGGCGACGGCGCTGATCGAGGCCCTCAAAACCATCGGCGCGGCGCGTGGTGCTCATGTGATCTACGTCCAGGCCGATCCGCCCGACGCACCGGCCGTCGCCCTCTATTCCAAGCTCGGCACCCGCGAGGACGTGCTGCACTTCGACATAGCGGTGAAGTGA
- a CDS encoding TetR/AcrR family transcriptional regulator, with translation MAISQSSTRGKIIAAAEKLFYAEGIGRVSVDAVAEKAGVTKRTLYYHFTSKDELIEAYLTARDQPNLVLFQRWFEAADGSLADKTKAIFLHLAHAARHPRWQGCGFLRTSVELVAMPGHPALKIGAAHKKKFEAWMAATFATAGIGPAEPLAQQVLLLLDGAFAVTLLQRDPAYMEAAGDAARSLVGMALRQIRARRVPEESAQLKLEFDENE, from the coding sequence ATGGCGATAAGTCAGAGCTCTACCCGTGGAAAGATCATCGCGGCGGCGGAAAAGCTGTTCTACGCGGAGGGGATCGGGCGCGTCAGCGTCGACGCGGTAGCCGAGAAAGCCGGCGTCACCAAGCGCACGCTCTATTACCACTTCACCAGCAAGGACGAGCTGATCGAGGCCTATCTGACGGCGCGCGACCAGCCCAATCTGGTCCTGTTCCAGCGCTGGTTCGAGGCGGCTGATGGGAGCCTGGCCGATAAGACCAAGGCGATCTTTCTGCACCTGGCGCATGCGGCCCGGCATCCACGTTGGCAGGGCTGCGGCTTCCTGCGCACCTCGGTCGAGCTTGTCGCCATGCCCGGTCATCCGGCGCTGAAGATTGGCGCCGCCCATAAAAAGAAGTTCGAGGCCTGGATGGCCGCCACCTTCGCCACCGCCGGGATCGGCCCGGCTGAGCCGCTCGCCCAGCAGGTGCTGCTGCTTCTCGACGGCGCCTTCGCCGTGACGCTGCTGCAGCGCGACCCCGCCTATATGGAGGCCGCCGGCGACGCGGCGCGCAGCCTGGTCGGCATGGCGCTACGTCAGATTCGAGCTAGGCGCGTGCCGGAAGAAAGCGCGCAGCTCAAGCTCGAATTTGACGAAAATGAATAG
- a CDS encoding MBL fold metallo-hydrolase — protein MGTTTTRTTQADTHLWRIDEHCIQCGAAQTAFPNLVAEGKDRYFFHRQPESAAETADAWRAALLCPVSAVRAPEGLKMPEGLFPQELGPDLYRLGYNARASWGAHSYLLRRPNGNVMIDGPRWTRQLVEWLEANGGLSDVLLTHKDDVGDSARYAKHFSARVWIHADDRDGALFASDLIEGTEPVTVADDILAVPVPGHTRGSVVFLAGSVLFTGDSLAWSHDDKHLVAFRRVCWYDWPTQLRSLARLTAYPFDRVLPGHGGKVHDTADALHAALVDMLRRYRSPEPKT, from the coding sequence ATGGGCACAACCACCACTCGCACCACTCAGGCCGACACTCACCTCTGGCGTATCGACGAGCACTGTATTCAGTGCGGCGCGGCGCAGACGGCCTTTCCCAATCTGGTCGCCGAGGGCAAGGATCGGTACTTCTTCCATCGCCAGCCGGAAAGCGCCGCCGAGACCGCCGACGCCTGGCGTGCGGCCCTGCTCTGCCCGGTCAGCGCGGTGCGCGCGCCCGAGGGCCTGAAAATGCCGGAAGGACTGTTCCCTCAGGAACTGGGGCCGGATCTCTATCGGCTCGGCTACAACGCCCGCGCCTCCTGGGGCGCCCACAGCTATCTGCTGCGTCGTCCGAACGGCAATGTGATGATCGACGGGCCGCGTTGGACGCGCCAGCTCGTCGAATGGCTGGAAGCGAACGGTGGGCTGAGCGATGTGCTGCTCACCCACAAAGACGATGTCGGCGACAGCGCCCGTTACGCCAAACACTTTTCCGCGCGGGTCTGGATTCATGCCGACGATCGCGACGGCGCGCTCTTTGCCAGCGATCTAATCGAAGGCACCGAGCCCGTCACCGTCGCCGACGACATCCTTGCCGTTCCCGTGCCCGGCCATACGCGCGGCAGCGTGGTCTTCCTGGCGGGCTCGGTCCTTTTTACTGGCGACTCCTTGGCCTGGAGCCATGACGACAAGCACCTCGTCGCCTTCCGCCGGGTCTGTTGGTACGACTGGCCGACGCAGTTGCGCTCGCTGGCGCGCCTCACGGCTTATCCTTTTGACCGCGTGCTGCCCGGCCATGGCGGGAAAGTGCACGACACGGCGGATGCGCTGCACGCGGCTCTGGTCGACATGCTCAGGCGTTATCGCTCGCCTGAGCCCAAAACCTAG
- a CDS encoding CocE/NonD family hydrolase, translating into MTRMSHLVAKSFGLSVWPALALFAWATPAAGALEKGACTVKKEADVAATMRDGTVLLADVYRPQEPGDYPVLLMRLPYNKSDAQSVVYAKPADYAAQCYIVVIQDVRGQFTSGGEFYPFRHEGKDGYDTVEWAAKLPGSNGKVGMYGFSYVGATQWLAAAEKPPHLVAIAPAHTASDYYDGWSYEGGAFSLAFKKSWPVTSIAASAMRRFGDQGLLDSIQKGVSDLPALYRYKPLIDYLPGRNGGRVAPYYRDWVTHDTWDAYWKQWSIRTRYQNIAVPALNFAGWYDVFMRGGVENFTGMREKASTEAARKGQRLVIGPWIHLPWLRKVGEIDFGPEATNPIDQLHLAWFDYWLKGKANGVDSQKPVRLFVMGANQWREADSWPVEGTRFTPYYLSSRGQANTRFGNGTLGTDKPDDVQAPDRYRYDPANPVPSAGGHSCCTNDAAPVGPFDQTKIEGRADVLVYQTQPLAANMEVTGPVQVVLYAASSARDTDFTAKLVDIHPDGKAYNLSNGIIRASSRETLERRIPITPGKVYEYKIDLWPTANLFRAGHRIGLEISSSNFPHYDANPNTGAKHGTTTAVKIADQTILHDAAHPSRIVLPVMATPIQ; encoded by the coding sequence ATGACACGGATGAGTCATCTCGTCGCAAAGTCTTTTGGCCTGTCGGTCTGGCCGGCGCTTGCGCTTTTTGCCTGGGCGACGCCCGCGGCGGGCGCGCTCGAAAAGGGCGCCTGTACCGTCAAGAAGGAAGCCGACGTCGCCGCCACCATGCGCGACGGCACAGTGCTTTTAGCCGATGTCTACCGGCCGCAAGAACCTGGCGACTATCCGGTGCTGCTGATGCGCCTGCCCTACAATAAGTCGGACGCGCAATCGGTGGTCTACGCCAAGCCGGCTGATTACGCCGCTCAGTGCTACATCGTCGTGATCCAAGATGTGCGCGGACAATTCACCTCCGGCGGCGAGTTCTATCCGTTCCGCCACGAAGGCAAGGACGGCTACGACACGGTGGAATGGGCCGCCAAACTGCCGGGCTCGAATGGCAAGGTCGGCATGTATGGTTTCTCCTATGTCGGCGCCACGCAATGGCTGGCCGCCGCCGAGAAACCGCCGCATCTGGTGGCGATCGCGCCGGCCCATACAGCATCCGATTATTACGACGGCTGGTCCTATGAAGGCGGCGCCTTCTCACTTGCGTTCAAGAAATCCTGGCCGGTGACCTCGATCGCCGCGTCAGCCATGCGCCGGTTCGGCGACCAGGGGCTGCTCGACAGCATTCAGAAAGGGGTCTCCGACCTGCCGGCGCTCTATCGGTACAAGCCGCTGATCGATTATTTGCCCGGCCGCAACGGAGGGCGCGTCGCGCCCTATTATCGCGACTGGGTGACCCACGACACCTGGGATGCCTATTGGAAGCAATGGAGCATCCGGACGCGCTACCAGAATATCGCCGTGCCAGCGCTCAATTTCGCCGGCTGGTACGACGTGTTCATGCGCGGCGGCGTCGAGAATTTCACCGGCATGCGTGAAAAAGCCAGCACCGAAGCAGCCCGCAAGGGCCAGCGGCTGGTGATCGGGCCGTGGATCCACTTGCCGTGGCTGCGTAAGGTCGGCGAGATCGATTTTGGACCAGAGGCGACCAATCCGATCGACCAGTTGCATCTTGCCTGGTTCGATTACTGGCTGAAGGGCAAAGCCAATGGCGTCGACAGCCAGAAGCCGGTTCGCCTGTTCGTGATGGGCGCCAATCAGTGGCGCGAGGCCGATAGCTGGCCTGTCGAAGGCACGCGCTTCACGCCCTATTACCTGTCGAGCCGGGGCCAAGCGAACACGCGCTTCGGCAACGGCACGCTTGGCACCGACAAGCCCGATGACGTGCAGGCACCCGACCGTTATCGCTACGATCCGGCCAATCCGGTGCCAAGCGCCGGCGGTCATTCCTGCTGCACCAACGATGCGGCGCCGGTCGGTCCTTTCGACCAGACCAAGATCGAAGGCCGCGCCGACGTGCTCGTCTACCAGACGCAACCGCTGGCCGCGAATATGGAAGTGACAGGGCCGGTGCAGGTCGTGCTCTATGCCGCCTCCTCGGCGCGCGACACGGATTTCACAGCAAAACTCGTCGACATCCATCCCGACGGCAAGGCTTACAATCTCAGCAATGGCATCATCCGCGCCAGTTCGCGCGAGACCTTGGAGCGGCGCATCCCGATCACGCCGGGCAAGGTCTATGAATACAAGATCGACCTGTGGCCGACGGCCAATCTGTTTCGCGCCGGCCATCGCATCGGGCTCGAAATCTCAAGCTCGAACTTCCCGCACTACGATGCCAATCCCAACACCGGGGCGAAGCATGGCACGACCACGGCGGTGAAGATCGCCGATCAGACCATCCTGCACGATGCGGCGCATCCCTCGCGCATCGTGCTGCCGGTGATGGCGACGCCGATCCAGTAA
- a CDS encoding MFS transporter, producing MSSSEIPALESAPARAETITGPLTLFFAASVGVIVTNLFAPQTLVGLIGPAMGLDLAGSGLIAMTTLLGYAAGLFFLVPLADLLENRALIVRMLGCATLAAAAVIWAPTATALLIILFVLGAACSAIQIMVPIAASMAPPERRGRVIGDVMSGLMVGILLSRPLASVLADAWGWRAFYGVSAAAMAMLTLVLALRLPRRQPASSRLSYPALIASLWHLLRAEPVLRQRALTASLAMAAFSLFWTAVALRLSQAPFGLGLRGIALFALIGAVGAAVTPWVGHLGDQGRTRPVTIMSHLVMIGAFALAAWAGADAAGLSRAMSWLPLVLMGASAVLLDIGVTGDQTLGRRAINMLQAEARGRINGLFVGLFFVGGAIGSALAGVAWNWGGWTAVCVAGAAVGGMALVFDWLEDGSA from the coding sequence ATGTCTTCCAGTGAAATCCCTGCCCTCGAGTCCGCGCCAGCCCGTGCCGAAACGATCACCGGTCCGCTGACGCTGTTCTTTGCCGCCAGCGTGGGCGTGATCGTCACCAATCTGTTCGCGCCGCAGACGCTGGTTGGGTTGATCGGCCCTGCCATGGGGCTCGATCTCGCCGGTAGCGGCCTGATCGCGATGACGACGCTGCTCGGCTATGCGGCCGGGCTCTTCTTCCTCGTTCCGCTCGCCGATCTCCTGGAGAACCGGGCGCTGATTGTGCGCATGCTCGGCTGCGCGACACTGGCGGCGGCTGCGGTGATCTGGGCGCCGACGGCGACCGCGCTGCTCATCATCCTCTTCGTTCTCGGCGCCGCCTGTTCCGCCATTCAGATCATGGTCCCGATCGCCGCCTCCATGGCGCCGCCAGAGCGCCGTGGCCGGGTCATCGGCGATGTGATGAGCGGGCTGATGGTCGGCATCCTTCTGTCGCGTCCGCTGGCCAGCGTTCTCGCCGATGCGTGGGGGTGGCGGGCCTTCTATGGGGTGAGCGCGGCGGCCATGGCGATGCTCACCCTCGTCCTCGCCCTGCGCCTGCCCCGCCGACAGCCGGCGTCTTCGCGATTGAGCTATCCTGCCCTTATCGCCTCGCTTTGGCATCTTTTGCGCGCCGAGCCGGTGTTGCGCCAACGCGCGCTGACAGCGAGCCTCGCCATGGCTGCCTTCAGCCTGTTCTGGACAGCGGTGGCGCTGCGGCTGTCGCAAGCGCCGTTCGGTCTTGGCCTGCGTGGCATTGCGCTGTTCGCGCTCATTGGTGCCGTCGGCGCCGCGGTGACGCCCTGGGTCGGACACCTCGGCGATCAGGGCCGGACACGGCCGGTGACGATCATGTCCCATCTCGTCATGATCGGCGCTTTCGCTCTCGCGGCTTGGGCCGGGGCGGATGCGGCGGGATTGTCGCGGGCGATGTCTTGGCTGCCGCTGGTGCTGATGGGCGCGAGCGCGGTTCTGCTCGATATCGGGGTGACCGGCGATCAGACGCTCGGGCGGCGCGCCATCAACATGCTGCAGGCGGAGGCGCGCGGACGCATCAATGGCCTCTTCGTCGGGCTGTTCTTTGTCGGCGGCGCCATCGGCTCGGCCCTGGCCGGCGTTGCCTGGAACTGGGGCGGATGGACGGCGGTCTGCGTCGCCGGTGCTGCCGTTGGCGGTATGGCGCTCGTGTTCGACTGGCTGGAGGATGGCTCGGCCTGA
- the arr gene encoding NAD(+)--rifampin ADP-ribosyltransferase, with the protein MTSNDQILQQFYHGTRADLKTGDLIAAGYNSNFGAQKPASWVYLTGTLEAAIWGAELAAGDGRERIYIVEPTGPIVDDPNLTDKKFPGNPTQSYRSREPLQVTGEVTEWQGHSPERLKKMKEGIERLRAQGIEAID; encoded by the coding sequence ATGACATCCAACGATCAAATTCTGCAGCAATTTTATCACGGCACCCGCGCCGATCTGAAAACGGGAGACCTGATCGCGGCCGGCTACAACTCCAATTTCGGAGCGCAAAAGCCAGCGTCCTGGGTCTATCTCACCGGCACCTTGGAGGCGGCCATCTGGGGCGCCGAACTAGCAGCCGGCGACGGCCGAGAAAGGATTTACATCGTCGAGCCGACTGGCCCGATCGTCGATGATCCCAATCTGACGGATAAGAAATTTCCCGGCAATCCGACGCAGTCCTACCGCTCGCGCGAGCCGTTGCAGGTCACCGGCGAGGTCACAGAGTGGCAAGGCCACTCTCCCGAACGGCTGAAGAAAATGAAGGAGGGGATTGAACGCTTGCGGGCGCAAGGCATCGAGGCGATCGACTGA
- a CDS encoding DUF2239 family protein encodes MTNPTSTPPSCTAFDGHALLARGALIDVALAVKGALTERPDAAVLVFDDTTGRVVDLDLRGSATEIAARLAAPAQIDPPEVAADAPRGRGRGRPKLGVVAREVTLLPRHWDWLALQPGGASQALRRLVDDARKTDGGRSQTRAAQEAAYRFMSAMAGNLPGFEEASRALFAIDRERFAEHASPWPADVRTYVEELAWGR; translated from the coding sequence ATGACCAACCCGACCTCAACTCCCCCTTCTTGCACCGCCTTCGACGGCCATGCCCTGCTGGCCCGTGGCGCCTTGATCGATGTGGCGCTCGCCGTCAAAGGTGCGCTCACCGAGCGACCGGACGCGGCCGTCCTCGTTTTCGACGATACGACAGGCCGGGTGGTTGACCTCGATCTGCGGGGCAGCGCGACCGAGATCGCGGCCCGGCTTGCCGCTCCCGCGCAGATAGACCCGCCCGAGGTAGCGGCCGATGCCCCGCGCGGCCGTGGCCGTGGCCGACCGAAACTCGGCGTCGTCGCCCGCGAGGTCACCTTGCTGCCGCGCCATTGGGATTGGCTGGCGCTGCAGCCGGGCGGGGCCTCCCAGGCGCTGCGCCGGCTTGTCGACGACGCCCGCAAAACCGACGGCGGCCGCAGCCAGACGCGCGCCGCGCAAGAGGCGGCCTATCGCTTCATGTCGGCAATGGCCGGCAACCTGCCGGGTTTCGAGGAGGCCTCTCGCGCGCTGTTCGCCATCGATCGTGAGCGCTTCGCCGAACACGCGAGCCCGTGGCCGGCGGATGTCCGCACCTATGTGGAAGAGCTGGCCTGGGGTAGGTGA
- a CDS encoding alpha/beta fold hydrolase yields MAPPLQPSERIRMTCRDGVQLGGHFWPAIGEPQGFVVINPATGVLARYYHPYASFLAGHGYDVLTYDYRGIGASRPDRLRGCGYRWRDWGQLDFDAAIRLAAEKRRAGPLLVVGHSVGGFLPGLAESGPLVDRLLTVGAQYAYWPDYARAQRLHLFLKWHVAMPVLTALVGYFPGKRLGWLEDLPAGVANEWSFKRRRTEWSYPAETRADVLARFAAFRAPILAIAVTDDELGTVAAIQRTLAYYSGAGRQQVVLSPGDIRVEAIGHFGLFHARFADSFWPASLLWLRDGINPWADRA; encoded by the coding sequence ATGGCCCCGCCCCTTCAGCCCTCGGAACGGATCAGGATGACCTGCCGCGATGGCGTCCAGCTGGGTGGCCATTTTTGGCCGGCGATTGGCGAGCCGCAGGGCTTCGTCGTCATCAACCCGGCGACCGGGGTGCTGGCGCGCTACTACCATCCCTACGCCAGCTTCCTGGCCGGGCATGGCTATGACGTTCTGACCTATGACTATCGCGGCATCGGCGCCTCGCGACCGGATAGGCTGCGCGGCTGCGGCTATCGCTGGCGCGATTGGGGGCAGCTCGACTTCGATGCGGCGATCCGCTTGGCCGCCGAGAAACGTCGGGCCGGCCCCCTCCTCGTCGTCGGTCATAGCGTCGGCGGCTTCCTACCTGGCCTCGCCGAAAGCGGACCGCTGGTCGATCGCTTACTGACCGTCGGTGCCCAATATGCCTATTGGCCCGACTATGCGCGGGCGCAGCGGCTGCACCTGTTTCTGAAATGGCATGTGGCCATGCCCGTTCTTACAGCCCTCGTCGGCTACTTCCCCGGCAAGCGGCTCGGCTGGTTGGAAGACCTGCCGGCTGGTGTCGCGAACGAATGGAGTTTTAAACGGCGGCGGACGGAATGGAGCTATCCGGCGGAAACGCGCGCCGACGTGCTCGCCCGTTTCGCCGCCTTCCGCGCGCCGATCCTTGCCATCGCGGTCACCGACGATGAACTGGGCACGGTGGCCGCGATCCAACGGACGCTGGCATACTATAGCGGCGCCGGGCGACAGCAGGTGGTGCTGTCGCCCGGCGATATTCGCGTCGAGGCGATCGGCCATTTCGGCCTGTTCCACGCCCGCTTCGCCGACAGCTTTTGGCCAGCGAGCCTGCTCTGGCTGCGCGACGGCATCAACCCGTGGGCTGATCGGGCCTAG
- a CDS encoding isochorismatase family protein: MSIPANFNGQKPTIDPNNAVLLLIDHQSGLFQTVGDMPMPELRARAAALAKIATLANIPVITTASVPQGPNGPLIPEIHANAPHAKYVARRGEINAWDNPDFVAAVKATGRKQLIIAGTITSVCMAFPSISAVQDGYQVFAVVDASGTYSKMAEEITLARIVQAGVVPMDTAAVASEVQKTWNRDDAQQWAEVYTKIFPAYQLLIESYVKAQQVVNDHEQLDSVRS; encoded by the coding sequence ATGAGCATTCCAGCCAATTTCAACGGCCAGAAGCCGACCATCGACCCCAATAACGCTGTCCTGCTGTTGATCGATCACCAGAGCGGCCTGTTTCAGACCGTTGGCGACATGCCGATGCCGGAGCTTCGCGCGCGCGCGGCGGCATTGGCCAAGATCGCCACGCTCGCCAACATCCCCGTCATCACCACCGCATCGGTGCCGCAGGGGCCGAACGGGCCGTTGATTCCAGAAATCCACGCCAATGCGCCGCATGCGAAATATGTCGCGCGCAGAGGCGAGATCAATGCCTGGGACAATCCGGACTTCGTCGCGGCGGTCAAAGCCACCGGTCGCAAACAGCTCATCATCGCGGGCACGATCACCAGCGTCTGCATGGCCTTCCCCTCGATCAGCGCCGTGCAGGATGGCTATCAGGTCTTTGCTGTTGTCGATGCCTCGGGCACCTATTCGAAAATGGCCGAGGAGATCACGCTGGCGCGTATCGTACAGGCTGGCGTCGTGCCGATGGATACAGCGGCTGTGGCATCTGAAGTGCAAAAGACCTGGAATCGCGACGATGCTCAGCAATGGGCTGAAGTCTACACCAAGATTTTCCCGGCCTATCAGCTGCTGATCGAAAGCTACGTTAAGGCGCAGCAGGTCGTGAACGATCACGAGCAGCTCGATTCCGTGCGCAGCTAG
- a CDS encoding DUF3626 domain-containing protein, giving the protein MDPVEQALAHLRQFCTGETDGVSLPITMNFHPDIVAGGENVIELLARHDAYRSQFETGTSSGGLTAHRGGDRWSWESRIFGGAYDKEAPSFRPKYGALNHRNDPVGGSRRFGSSHMRLRPHVRPRTSFCYPDSYLEPKNFAVGDARPLIVLAEANASGLDPWLDNYIEAHVHGPLRISEDVEAIVLDPSFRNTVIEESAASLGCRVEWHDGFRLPLDRIADCEAYRGPVAANAIGRIAEQKVVTPAILWRARDHLLDYQTAKWVWHCIARYGHV; this is encoded by the coding sequence ATGGATCCAGTCGAACAGGCGCTTGCCCATCTTCGTCAGTTCTGTACAGGCGAGACGGACGGCGTATCTCTCCCCATCACCATGAACTTCCATCCGGATATTGTTGCTGGCGGCGAAAACGTCATTGAACTCCTTGCCCGTCACGATGCCTATCGCTCGCAATTCGAAACGGGGACCAGCAGCGGCGGTTTGACCGCCCATCGCGGTGGGGATCGCTGGAGCTGGGAAAGCCGGATTTTCGGGGGTGCGTATGACAAGGAGGCCCCTTCGTTCCGACCAAAATATGGTGCGCTGAACCATCGCAATGACCCGGTGGGAGGTTCGCGTCGCTTCGGTTCAAGCCATATGCGTCTCAGGCCGCACGTTCGACCCCGAACGTCGTTCTGCTATCCTGACAGTTATCTGGAGCCAAAAAACTTCGCGGTCGGCGATGCTCGTCCTCTGATCGTCTTGGCCGAAGCAAACGCATCAGGGCTCGATCCATGGCTCGATAATTATATTGAGGCGCATGTTCACGGTCCGCTGCGCATCAGCGAGGATGTCGAAGCCATCGTCCTCGATCCGTCCTTTCGAAACACCGTGATAGAAGAATCCGCTGCTTCGCTCGGCTGCCGGGTGGAATGGCACGACGGTTTCCGGTTGCCGCTGGATCGGATTGCCGATTGCGAAGCGTATCGGGGGCCGGTCGCGGCCAATGCGATCGGACGAATTGCCGAGCAGAAGGTCGTGACGCCTGCGATCCTGTGGCGCGCCCGTGATCACCTGCTCGACTACCAAACGGCAAAATGGGTCTGGCATTGCATCGCGCGATACGGGCATGTTTGA
- a CDS encoding GIY-YIG nuclease family protein, which produces MKGADRKAAVAAYKERKAVAGIYAVLCRPTGQRWIGRAPDLSTVQNRLWFTLRQSVTPHRSLQAAWDAHGMEAFAIEELERLAEESDPYIRDSLLKERQDFWQKKLVAEKV; this is translated from the coding sequence ATGAAAGGCGCCGACAGAAAGGCGGCGGTGGCCGCCTATAAGGAGCGCAAGGCTGTCGCCGGCATTTACGCGGTGCTGTGCCGGCCGACGGGCCAACGCTGGATCGGCCGCGCGCCCGATCTATCAACCGTGCAGAACCGCCTGTGGTTCACCCTGCGCCAGAGTGTTACCCCGCACCGCAGCCTGCAGGCCGCCTGGGATGCCCATGGCATGGAGGCGTTCGCGATCGAGGAGCTTGAGCGGCTTGCCGAGGAAAGCGATCCCTACATCCGTGACAGCCTGCTGAAGGAACGCCAGGATTTTTGGCAGAAAAAGCTGGTAGCTGAGAAGGTTTGA
- a CDS encoding GGDEF domain-containing protein, with product MFEVLKEEKARWFAAEIEKALESGVLHIVEYELSGSDVKGAGDGPSHSIWFEGRVQALNFQVEGEAAVVWIASNITDKNDVQQKLRQLSETDALTGLYNRRKLLETLDDRLTIFEREKAQTSVLVFDLDNFKRLNDEMGHHAGDAALVEIARLCRQSLRKSDVIARFGGDEFVVVMPGTDRSDALEIAERLRKHVPIALKETVRYESTISGGVSEFSLPDRFSSDILTRADAGLYQSKRAGRNRVSAL from the coding sequence ATGTTTGAAGTGCTGAAAGAAGAAAAGGCACGATGGTTCGCCGCTGAAATTGAAAAGGCGTTGGAAAGCGGCGTACTCCATATCGTCGAATACGAACTCAGCGGCAGTGACGTGAAGGGAGCCGGCGACGGCCCCAGTCATTCCATCTGGTTCGAAGGCCGCGTTCAGGCACTGAACTTTCAGGTTGAAGGCGAGGCGGCCGTCGTCTGGATAGCGAGCAATATCACCGACAAGAATGACGTTCAGCAAAAGCTGCGCCAACTGAGTGAAACGGACGCACTGACGGGGCTCTACAACCGCCGTAAGCTGCTTGAGACCTTGGATGACCGGCTGACGATCTTTGAACGAGAAAAGGCTCAGACTTCTGTGCTGGTCTTCGATCTCGACAATTTCAAACGCCTCAACGATGAGATGGGACACCATGCAGGCGACGCGGCTCTGGTCGAAATAGCACGCCTATGCCGCCAGAGCCTGCGCAAAAGCGATGTGATCGCCCGTTTCGGCGGTGACGAGTTCGTGGTGGTGATGCCCGGCACCGATCGCAGCGATGCGCTGGAAATCGCCGAGCGGTTACGTAAGCATGTTCCCATCGCCCTCAAGGAAACCGTGCGTTACGAATCCACGATCAGCGGCGGTGTTAGCGAATTCAGTCTGCCGGATCGTTTTTCCAGCGATATACTCACACGCGCTGATGCGGGGCTGTACCAGTCGAAACGGGCCGGTCGCAACCGCGTATCGGCCCTATAA
- a CDS encoding LysR family transcriptional regulator, whose translation MNIPDLEAFIAVVETGSIVGASARLNLTQPGVTRRIQNLEIQLDTVLLDRQSKPLKPTAAGREAYEHGRKVLSSLEDLKAGVSPDGDIKGEFRLGIMPYLSDAALALPLDRLRSEFPQLTLRIVSGWSPRLVEQVSRNELDAVALCLADGMRPPDDLASEELGTQAVLLVAAAEIGVPNPASLSELSRFPWVMNESGCGFRGFIRHKFEASRLPFQVGVEALSADLRLSLVARGHGIGIVTPAAFAGSPWRDKIEVIDSPEFNPRVRSWLLHRTPAGRLARPIAVFREALLESLKLPVPLLA comes from the coding sequence ATGAATATCCCAGATCTCGAAGCCTTCATCGCCGTGGTCGAAACCGGCTCCATTGTCGGTGCCTCCGCCCGGCTGAACCTGACCCAGCCTGGCGTGACGCGCCGGATCCAAAACCTCGAAATCCAGCTCGACACCGTGCTGCTCGACCGACAGTCGAAACCGCTGAAGCCAACTGCCGCTGGGCGCGAGGCCTACGAGCACGGCCGAAAGGTGTTGAGCTCGCTGGAAGACCTAAAAGCCGGCGTTTCGCCCGATGGCGATATCAAAGGCGAGTTTCGTCTCGGCATCATGCCCTATCTGTCGGACGCGGCGCTGGCGCTGCCGCTCGATCGGCTGCGCAGCGAATTTCCGCAGCTGACGCTGCGCATCGTCTCGGGCTGGTCGCCACGCCTGGTGGAGCAGGTCTCGCGCAATGAACTCGATGCGGTGGCGCTTTGTCTTGCCGATGGCATGCGTCCGCCAGACGATCTGGCGAGCGAGGAGCTGGGAACGCAGGCTGTCTTGTTGGTGGCCGCAGCCGAGATCGGCGTGCCCAATCCGGCGAGCCTGTCGGAGCTATCGCGCTTTCCCTGGGTGATGAATGAAAGCGGCTGCGGCTTTCGCGGCTTCATCCGGCATAAGTTCGAGGCGAGCCGATTGCCGTTTCAGGTCGGCGTCGAGGCGCTGAGCGCCGATCTCCGCCTGTCGTTGGTGGCGCGCGGCCATGGCATCGGCATCGTAACGCCGGCTGCCTTCGCCGGCAGCCCCTGGCGCGACAAGATCGAGGTCATCGATTCCCCCGAATTCAATCCCCGCGTCAGGTCATGGCTGCTGCATCGCACGCCGGCCGGACGGCTCGCCCGGCCGATCGCCGTCTTTCGCGAGGCGCTGCTGGAGAGTTTGAAGCTGCCGGTGCCGCTTCTGGCGTGA